One window of Streptomyces sp. FIT100 genomic DNA carries:
- a CDS encoding TetR/AcrR family transcriptional regulator: protein MAEPANDPLRADALKNREHILQVAHDAFAESGTTSLNAIAKRAGVGPGTLYRHFPTREDLILAVYRHDVRRLVDSVPGVLAAAPTPLDAFRAWFHTLADYVRLKHGLGEALHAAAVQDAVNETYAPVTAAVAGLLRACEEDGSVRPGLDAADVLLLMGFLWRVGPGEEGREQAGRLMELAIAGLGPDSTVNGPDTSH from the coding sequence GTGGCCGAGCCTGCGAACGACCCCCTGCGCGCCGATGCGCTGAAGAACCGGGAGCACATTCTCCAGGTCGCCCATGACGCCTTCGCGGAATCGGGGACGACCTCGCTCAACGCCATCGCCAAACGCGCCGGCGTGGGCCCCGGCACCCTCTACCGGCACTTCCCCACCCGTGAGGACCTGATCCTCGCGGTCTACCGGCACGACGTCCGGCGGCTGGTCGACTCCGTCCCGGGCGTCCTGGCCGCCGCCCCCACCCCCCTGGACGCCTTCCGGGCCTGGTTCCACACCCTCGCCGACTATGTGCGCCTCAAGCACGGGCTGGGCGAGGCCCTGCACGCGGCCGCGGTCCAGGACGCGGTCAACGAGACGTACGCGCCCGTCACGGCGGCCGTCGCCGGCCTGCTGCGCGCGTGCGAGGAGGACGGCAGCGTCCGCCCCGGCCTGGACGCGGCGGACGTGCTGCTGCTGATGGGCTTCCTCTGGCGCGTGGGCCCGGGCGAGGAGGGCCGGGAGCAGGCCGGGCGGCTCATGGAACTCGCCATCGCCGGGCTCGGCCCCGACAGCACCGTCAATGGTCCAGATACGAGTCATTGA